A region from the bacterium genome encodes:
- a CDS encoding PKD domain-containing protein, protein MREIKKEEIKGLRQIEEKVKGIFWSCGSVENKLPVPIITGRYTGYEGMPISLDGSSSYDLDGTITTYIWEIDGISYDGSMTTIVIDDDYIGSLTLRVIDNDQGEAETQTTITILNLNPQITLSSPSQGKVNYPIQFIAEVFDTDPITFLWDFGDLGTSSEQNPTHTYTNVGIYPIPLIATDDDGGSTSATAIITISEVKPEIEIAPKSGYIGEIITITGLGFGGSGLVSIDFGTHLTITTTISNANGTFSTTFMVNTQPPCTKIITARDAYGNYATTIFNLLPQNLPDLIVEKIKVSPSHIIKQYQRVRITAFIKNIGKAEANLIKVIFLDENNQIKGTKTIGHLFPGQTQARFVITRPKTIG, encoded by the coding sequence ATGAGGGAAATAAAGAAAGAAGAAATAAAAGGCTTAAGGCAAATAGAAGAAAAGGTAAAGGGAATATTCTGGTCTTGTGGAAGTGTAGAGAATAAGCTACCGGTTCCAATTATAACTGGAAGATATACTGGCTATGAAGGAATGCCAATAAGCTTAGATGGCTCAAGCTCTTATGACCTAGATGGGACAATTACAACCTATATCTGGGAGATAGATGGAATATCCTACGATGGCTCAATGACAACCATTGTAATCGATGATGACTACATTGGCTCTTTAACCTTAAGGGTAATTGATAATGATCAGGGAGAGGCAGAAACACAAACAACCATAACTATACTAAACTTAAATCCCCAAATAACCCTATCCTCTCCAAGCCAGGGAAAGGTAAACTACCCAATCCAATTTATCGCAGAGGTATTTGATACAGACCCTATAACCTTTCTCTGGGACTTTGGTGATTTAGGAACATCAAGTGAACAAAACCCAACCCATACCTATACAAATGTAGGAATTTATCCAATCCCTCTAATCGCAACTGATGATGATGGAGGAAGCACAAGTGCAACTGCAATAATTACCATAAGTGAAGTAAAGCCAGAGATTGAAATAGCCCCCAAATCAGGCTATATAGGAGAAATAATAACCATTACCGGATTAGGGTTTGGAGGTTCGGGATTGGTAAGCATTGACTTTGGCACCCATCTTACAATCACAACCACAATAAGCAATGCCAATGGCACCTTCTCCACAACCTTTATGGTCAACACCCAACCCCCTTGCACAAAGATAATTACTGCAAGGGATGCTTACGGAAACTATGCTACCACAATCTTTAATCTTCTTCCCCAAAACCTTCCCGACCTTATCGTAGAAAAGATAAAGGTCTCTCCATCCCATATTATAAAGCAATACCAAAGGGTAAGAATAACTGCATTTATTAAAAACATTGGAAAAGCTGAGGCTAATCTTATCAAAGTAATCTTCCTGGATGAAAATAACCAGATTAAGGGAACAAAGACAATTGGTCATTTATTCCCTGGACAAACTCAAGCAAGATTTGTAATCACAAGACCAAAAACCATTGGAA